One window of the Arthrobacter sp. zg-Y919 genome contains the following:
- a CDS encoding helix-turn-helix domain-containing protein, with the protein MTHAEPAPMVHEEEAADGACPSFIAAMDIIGRRWSGIIIEAIGRGETGFADIGRFIPHIGDTMLAKRLRELENDGLVEREVVDGRPVRVRYSLTVAGLALLPILRDITSWGHAYSFGEQDASTPVAAPTDSEGK; encoded by the coding sequence GTGACGCACGCAGAACCCGCACCGATGGTGCACGAAGAGGAAGCTGCCGACGGGGCGTGCCCATCCTTCATCGCCGCCATGGACATCATCGGCCGCCGTTGGAGTGGGATCATCATCGAGGCAATAGGGCGCGGCGAGACTGGATTCGCGGACATCGGCCGCTTCATCCCGCACATTGGTGACACCATGCTCGCCAAGCGACTGCGGGAACTTGAGAACGATGGCCTCGTGGAACGTGAAGTCGTCGATGGCCGGCCGGTTCGCGTTCGGTACTCCTTGACCGTCGCAGGTCTGGCACTCCTGCCCATTCTGCGTGACATCACATCGTGGGGACACGCCTATTCATTCGGTGAGCAAGACGCCAGCACTCCGGTGGCAGCTCCGACCGACAGCGAGGGGAAGTAG
- a CDS encoding DapH/DapD/GlmU-related protein — translation MELEELLAVLNAGETITAGSPLHEAMHHASQTALQITGELNSGYHEPARVRELLSRLTGKPVDESVALFPPFSADFGRNITLGKRVFINAGCKFQDQGGIHIGDDCLIGHNVVLATLNHDLSPDRRADMHPAPVTLGRNVWLGSNVTVLPGVSIGDDAVVAAGAVVTKDVPAQSLAVGSPARVIRTLED, via the coding sequence ATGGAACTCGAGGAACTGCTCGCAGTGCTGAACGCCGGCGAAACGATCACCGCGGGCTCACCGCTGCATGAAGCCATGCACCACGCCAGCCAGACGGCCCTGCAGATCACCGGCGAGCTCAACAGCGGCTACCACGAACCGGCACGGGTACGGGAGCTGCTCTCCCGCCTCACTGGGAAACCGGTGGACGAGTCCGTGGCCCTGTTCCCGCCGTTCTCCGCAGATTTCGGCCGAAACATCACCCTGGGGAAACGGGTTTTCATCAACGCCGGCTGCAAATTCCAGGACCAGGGCGGCATCCATATCGGCGACGATTGCTTGATCGGCCACAACGTGGTCCTGGCGACGCTGAACCACGATCTGTCGCCGGACCGGCGTGCGGATATGCATCCGGCACCGGTCACGCTCGGCCGGAACGTGTGGCTCGGTTCCAACGTCACGGTGCTGCCGGGCGTGAGCATCGGTGACGATGCCGTGGTGGCAGCCGGCGCCGTCGTCACCAAGGACGTTCCGGCGCAGTCCCTGGCCGTGGGTTCACCCGCGCGGGTGATTCGGACACTCGAGGATTAA
- a CDS encoding FAD-dependent monooxygenase has product MRGSALIVGAGIAGTAVARGLLRAGWSVRVLERSAHLPGSGTALAMWPEAMKALDALGAGDAVRAGSVEEHGARLLKPDGSQIAAMGRGRTARMVPRTVLMDALSGDLPAGVIEWNSPVAGPSSLPDAAIVVAADGISSRLRAAYLGAPPRALGTVAFRGVVSGPAGGVTETWGRGRLFGITPLDPGNTNWFACLRSADLPPLGSPEAFSIHGADLLRSLYHGWHPDVTRVLGKLDGSPLDYRELFDVPPLRSYISGNVALLGDAAHGMAPNLGRGACEALLDAVALVDALSVAPDVPAALQRYDAGRRRRGNGMVRAARLLNGIGTAKRFTGIRNLAVSAAARFS; this is encoded by the coding sequence ATGCGTGGCTCAGCACTGATCGTCGGAGCAGGCATTGCAGGAACCGCCGTCGCGCGGGGACTGCTCCGAGCAGGATGGTCGGTGCGGGTACTTGAACGCTCTGCCCATCTGCCCGGCAGCGGAACGGCACTGGCCATGTGGCCCGAGGCGATGAAGGCCCTGGACGCGTTGGGTGCCGGTGACGCAGTCCGCGCTGGTTCGGTGGAAGAGCACGGCGCACGGCTCCTGAAACCCGACGGCAGCCAGATCGCAGCCATGGGCCGCGGCCGAACCGCGCGCATGGTCCCGCGCACGGTCCTGATGGACGCTCTCTCCGGGGATTTGCCCGCCGGAGTTATCGAATGGAATTCACCGGTCGCCGGGCCCTCATCCCTACCCGATGCCGCTATTGTGGTGGCCGCCGACGGGATCTCCAGCCGCCTACGCGCCGCCTACCTCGGAGCACCGCCCCGGGCGCTGGGTACGGTGGCTTTCCGCGGTGTTGTTTCCGGCCCGGCCGGCGGGGTTACCGAGACGTGGGGCCGCGGCCGGCTGTTCGGCATTACGCCCCTGGATCCCGGCAACACTAACTGGTTTGCCTGCCTCCGTTCCGCAGACCTTCCTCCATTGGGTTCCCCGGAGGCCTTCAGCATCCACGGGGCAGATCTGCTGCGCAGCCTCTACCACGGGTGGCACCCGGACGTCACCCGGGTGCTGGGAAAACTGGACGGGAGCCCGCTGGATTACCGGGAACTGTTCGATGTTCCACCTCTCCGCTCCTACATTTCCGGCAACGTTGCCCTGCTGGGCGACGCCGCGCATGGCATGGCACCGAACCTTGGCCGCGGCGCCTGCGAGGCACTCCTGGACGCGGTTGCCCTGGTCGACGCCCTAAGCGTGGCTCCCGACGTTCCCGCAGCTCTGCAGCGCTACGACGCCGGCCGGCGTCGGCGGGGAAACGGAATGGTCCGCGCGGCACGGCTGCTGAACGGTATCGGCACGGCCAAGCGTTTCACCGGCATCCGGAACCTCGCGGTGTCCGCCGCGGCACGGTTCAGCTAG
- a CDS encoding NAD(P)-binding domain-containing protein, protein MPTLGIIGSGNIGSAVARLAVAAGMNVVIANSRGPETLSDLVAELGPLAQAGTVEDAAKLGDAVVLSIPLNAVSALPDGLLAGKIVLDTSNYYPSRDGRIAALDDSTVTTSELVQSWLPGAQYVKAFNNILAHHIPLLARPSGAADRSALPIAADDESAKAEAAALLDGLGYDAVDAGAVAVAESWTFEPDSVGYTRLYLADESTPDDQLMSSVPGTTPKAKVESALASATRVNVAERLF, encoded by the coding sequence ATGCCAACATTGGGAATTATCGGCAGCGGGAACATCGGATCGGCCGTCGCGCGGCTCGCGGTTGCCGCGGGCATGAACGTCGTTATCGCCAACTCGCGGGGACCTGAAACACTCTCGGACCTGGTCGCCGAGCTCGGGCCGCTGGCCCAGGCCGGGACGGTGGAAGACGCCGCGAAACTCGGCGACGCCGTCGTGCTTTCCATTCCGCTGAACGCGGTTTCCGCTCTTCCGGACGGACTTCTGGCCGGCAAAATCGTCCTGGACACCAGCAATTACTACCCGTCCCGGGACGGGCGCATCGCCGCACTCGATGACAGCACCGTGACCACCAGTGAACTGGTGCAGAGTTGGCTTCCCGGAGCGCAGTACGTCAAGGCGTTCAATAACATCCTGGCGCACCACATTCCGCTTCTCGCCCGCCCCAGCGGTGCCGCGGACCGCTCCGCGCTGCCCATCGCCGCCGACGACGAGTCGGCCAAGGCTGAGGCGGCGGCACTCCTCGACGGGCTGGGCTACGACGCCGTCGACGCCGGCGCCGTCGCCGTCGCCGAGAGCTGGACGTTTGAGCCGGACTCCGTGGGCTACACCCGTCTGTACCTCGCGGACGAGAGCACACCCGATGACCAGCTGATGAGCTCGGTTCCCGGCACAACGCCTAAGGCGAAGGTCGAGTCCGCCCTGGCCTCGGCCACCCGCGTGAACGTGGCGGAACGGCTCTTCTAA